In Syntrophales bacterium, the sequence ATATTTTTATGTCGGTCGGTTCCGCGTAAGACTTCGGTGATCAAGCCGGTGTATTTCTTGGGGGATATATTACGGGTGTAGCTGTTGGAGTTGATCCAGGGTTTGCAGGTTTCGGCATACTTAGCGGATCTGCGGATCTTTTGTTAATGGTGGCGCGAATTACTATCAATCAGGCTGAAGAGATGAACAGACTCAACCATGCCCTTCTGAAAGAAATTGCCCGCGTTGCGCGGAGCGCCGACAATGATAATAATGCCAGGGTTCTGATCATTTCGGGTGCTGGCGGGAAGGCATATTGCGCCGGGGCTGAGCTGAAGGAGATATAACCTGATTCCGTAACACTACACTAGCAATTTTATTCAAGAAAAGGGGGAAATGCTATGAAGTTTAAAACAGAACTCTGCGAGATGTTAAATATTGATTACCCGATTATGTTGGCGGGAATGGCCAATGTGGCTACTGCCGAGCTGGTAGCGGCTGTCTCCAATGCCGGAGGAATAGGCGTTCTAGGTTGCACTTACAAGAGCTTGGATTGGATGGTACAAGAGATCAGAAAGGTCAGGAGTCTCACGGACAAACCATTTGGGGTTGACATAATTTTGCCTGCTGGCACTCCACCCAACACTGAAGGATTGGAGTTCCCCGAGGAACATATCCGGTTTGTGAATGAACTGAAGGAAAGGATGAATATTCCAGATGAGACCAAGGAAGAGTGGCCAGTGATCACTATGGAATATATTCATAAACAGGTGAAAATAGTGTTAGAGGAGAAAATTCCTTTATTCGTTACGGGCTTGGGCAATCCGGGTTTTATGATTTCAGACGCTCATGTACAAGGGATGAAGGTAGCCCAAGTCGTTGGCAATGTGAAAAACGCGAGGCGAGCAGCTGATGTTGGAGTCGATTTTATTATTGCCGCTGGTCATGAGGCAGGGGGGCACACCAGCAGAATC encodes:
- a CDS encoding enoyl-CoA hydratase-related protein, whose protein sequence is MVARITINQAEEMNRLNHALLKEIARVARSADNDNNARVLIISGAGGKAYCAGAELKEI
- a CDS encoding nitronate monooxygenase, whose protein sequence is MKFKTELCEMLNIDYPIMLAGMANVATAELVAAVSNAGGIGVLGCTYKSLDWMVQEIRKVRSLTDKPFGVDIILPAGTPPNTEGLEFPEEHIRFVNELKERMNIPDETKEEWPVITMEYIHKQVKIVLEEKIPLFVTGLGNPGFMISDAHVQGMKVAQVVGNVKNARRAADVGVDFIIAAGHEAGGHTSRIGTLALIPQVVDAVDVPVVAGGGIGDSRGLVAALALGAVGVWVGTRFIATREAWGPLAYKQKILESTEEDTVITKSYTGKTMRAIRNKWTDAWAESGLPALPMHLQLALVRNIRQASFDAGRVDVMTMPAGQIIGMIKELKTAKEVLEEMVQGASKILTQELRSRISLV